The DNA segment GTGTTATTTTTGGACAAAGAATAAATTCTGCAGGAGAAGTACAATGGGCTACCGATGGAAAACTTCTCTCACCACCATCTAAAACTTGTAAAGAACCAATTTTATGTTTTGATAATGCTGCTAGTGTATACCTCGTTTGGATAACGGAAGCCCAGTCGACGGATACTAATATAGGTTCTCAGAAAATTGATTTGGATGGAAATCTTTTATGGGGAAGTGCCGGTGTAGATATTTGTCTTGCTCCCAGCTATCAGCAAGAAATTTCCATCATAAATAATATAGGCGGAGGAATCATTGTAACCTGGCAGGATTTAAGAAATATACCCGATGCAGATATTTATGCGCAATGGATAGATGATAATGGAAATCCTAAATGGTTATCTAATGGTAAAAAAATATGCGGTGCAGCTGATGTACAAAGTTATCCGGTACTATCAACAGATGGACTTGCCGGGGCAATAATTTCCTGGTGGGATTTACGAAATGGCAGCAATGAAGATATCTACGCACAAAACATTGATTATAGGGGAGAGCTTGGAACAACAAATAATTACTATCAAAGACAAAATTTAAATAAATCCATAAGTGATGGAACGCCAACTTATGATACGCTTGTTGTTCCTTTAATTAAAAAAACAGCAAACCAAACGATCTATGATATAACTATAAAAATTGGAAGTGTAATACACGATAATGTGAGTGATCTTGAATTTACATTAACACATAACGCAATTACTGACACACTTATTTATAGAGTTAATGGAAACGGCGGTATTAATTTTAGCAACACTTACTTAAATGATAATTTAGGAATTCCATTCGACGGTGCTAAAGCTCCTTTTTCGGGAGTATTTATACCACACAATTCATTATCCAGTTTTACTAGCAGTTCAGTATCTGGAGAGTGGATATTAAACATTGTAGATCATAAATCCGGTGATGATGGTATTCTGCAAAATTGGGGTTTGTTGATTTCTGAAAGCACACTTGTTGGCGTTGAAGAAGAAAAAGATATGTATCCCGAGGTATTTTATTTATCACAAAACCATCCAAACCCATTTAACCCCAGCACAACAATAAAATGGCAACAACCAGAAACAAATATTGTAACTCTAAAAATTTATGATGTCTTAGGCAGAGAATTAACGACGCTGATTAATGAAGAATTAACTGCAGGCAACCACGAAACCGTTTTTAATGCATCACGCTTAAGCAGCGGAGTTTATTTCTATCAATTACAAGCAGGAGACTTTGTTCAAACAAAAAAAATGGTATTGCTTCGTTAACAGATAAAGAATGTTCTAACTATAAAATAATATTCTATTTATTAAGGAGACTTTTATGAAAACTTCTATACAGACTTTTCTTGTGGTTTTCTTTTTCACTTCCTTTCTTTTTTCACAAGCAATTTCCTGGCAGCAGTTAAGTGGTCCCCACGGCGGGACAGCGTTATCTTTTGCCTCAACTGCTGACGGTAATATTTTTGCTGGCTCCGATCAAAATCAGTATGGAGTATACCGCTCCACTGACGGAGGGATGCTTTGGCATCAATCAAGCGATGGAATATATTTAACCGACAGACGGATTGAATGTATTCTTATTAATGACAGCGGGCATATATTTATCGGTACTGATAGTCATATTGGTTCAATAATTTATAAATCAACAAACAGCGGAAGCACATGGGCTTCAGTTGCAAATCTCGGTACGAAATGTTTGGCAGAAATAGATAGCGGACAAATATTTGCTGCCCATACTGGTTATCAACAATATCATAGATCCACCGACGGTGGAGAAACCTGGGTCCCAGGATTCATTCCCCTTGGCGGTGTAAATGATATTGCACTAAATGATAGCGGCCATATTTTTCTTGCCTCGAGACCTATATATCGTTCTACAGACAATGGGTATAATTGGACCGCATTAAGTAATGGGTTATCAGACGAGGCTCGATCAATTGCCATAAATGATAGCGGGCATATATTTGCTGGAAGTTGGGGTGAATACCACTCAACCTCTGGGATTTATAGATCAACAAATAATGGAGATAGCTGGTCTTTTGTAAAGCCAGGATTCAGGGTTAATTTCAGTAAAAATATAGTGATAAATAATAATGGAGATATAATTGTCGGCAGCTGGGGCTACGGAATCTGGAAGTCTACCGATAACGGTGACACCTGGAATCAAAATAATTCTGGACTTGGGCACTACTATGTTCGGTCTATGCACATTGCATTAAACGGTGATGTTTATGCAGGATTAGACGGTGGTGGAATTTATCGATCTACAGATGAGGGTGAAAGCTGGACACAGGTTGGATTATATGTTGCTGGTGTAAAAAAATTTGCTATAAATTCTAACGATGATATTTTTGTTAGTGTATGGGGTATTAGCCGCTCAACAGATTTAGGTATTACCTGGAAGCCTATTAACAATGGATTGGGTAATTACGATGTGCTGGCCTTGATTGCGAAAAATAGCAATGGATATCTTTTTGCGGGAACAAATGATAGCCAGAACGGAACTGTATTTCGCTCGACTGATAATGGTGAGAACTGGGTAAGAGTAGATAATTTTCCAAGCGGAATAGCTATCAATGGTTTGGCTGTTGGTCTTAGCGGTGAAATTATTGCCACAGCTACGGGTTATTCTTATATATGTAAAAAATCGACTGATGATGGCATTACCTGGCAGGATATTAGCTACGGACAAAATATTGGTTGGGGAAAAGTAGCATTCAATTCGGCAGGTGATTTATTTATGGCAAGCTGGGGTGGAGGGTTCTGGAAACTACCTGCAGGAGATACTGTTTGGGTTGACCTCACTTCAAACTACGGTTACAACTGGTTAGCAAGTCTTTTCATAGCTAGTAATGATTACATCTATGCCGGAGGTAGTCGTTCAACTGATAATGGAGTTACGTGGACTAATTTAAGTATGAACTCTGGATATACTGCCTTTGCTGAAAACTCGATTGGACATATTTTCTGTGGAACAACTAACTTTGGCAGTGGTGTGTGGCGCTCGACAGACAGTGGCAATACCTGGGAACAAATAAATTCAGGTTTGCCCACAATGGATATTAGATCTGTTGGCGTTGATTCTGAAGATTACGTGTATGCAGGTACAGGTGGTAAATCTATGTTCAAAACTACAACATCTACAGTTACAGATGTAGAAGAAATTAAATTTGAACCAGTTTCTTTTTCTTTATCTCAGAATTACCCAAACCCTTTTAACCCAAGTACAAAAATCAGTTGGCAGTCGCCAATAGGCAGTTGGCAAACTTTAAAAGTTTATGATGTTTTGGGTAATGAAGTTGTTACTTTAGTTAATGAGTATAAACCTGCGGGAAGTTATGAAGTTGAGTTCTCTGCCGTTGAATTGTCAACTGGGATTTATTTCTATCAACTAAAAGCTGGAAGTTTTGCTCATACAAGAAAGATGATATTATTAAAATAATTTATATCTAAAATTTACTAACAGGAGAGCTTAATGAGAATTAAAATTTACTTACCAATTATTGTTTTACTTATTACAATAAGTAATCTTTTTTCTCAGTCCACATCAAAGATATACTACAGCCAGTATAGCTTAACACAAATGAACATTTACCAGGCTAATCTGGATGGATCTAATGAGATTACAATACCACTGCCCATTAGACCACATGCAATTGCTGTTGATTGGAAAAGTGTCCCTCAAAAGTTATACGTAGGGCTAATTGATGTGATAGGTGATAGCAAAATAATTCGTTGTGATATCGATGGAAGCAATCAGGAAGATGTTCTGACCAATCTGATTGGGCTTAATGCGATAGCACTTGACTTGTTAAATCGAAAAATTTATTGGGTGCAGGACACCTATAATGATGACAGAATTTTTAGAGCGAATATGGATAGCTTAAATTCTTCTATTCAACAAATCTATTCTGCTACAGTATCATCAAGAGATTTATGGGGAATTACATTAGATGTTGTTACCAGTCGAGTTTGGTTTACAGAAAGAGGCGGAAACTGTTATTCCAGTTACATTAAAAGAATAAATACGGATGGAAGTGGGTTAACAATAATTCTAAATCCCGTTTGCAATCCACACGATATTGAATATTATAATGGAAAACTTTTCTGGGGTGATATGGACGGATTAGAAAAAGCCAATACAGATGGAAGCGGGATAGAAACAATTGTCAGCTCCGCTAAGATAGATGGATTATCAATTGATGCAACAAACAACAAGGTCTATTGGGTGGATTATTTGGCTGATCTGGTAAAATGTGTTGGTGTTGATGGGTCTAATGAAACAACCATATCAAGTTCACACATCAGCCTATCCAGGATTGACACAGATTTCAATCCAGCAATAACAGATATAGAAAATCCCGAACCTCAATTATTTTTATTTAACTTAGCTCAAAATTACCCCAACCCATTTAATCCAAATACAAAAATTAAATGGCAATTGCCTCAAACAGGATTAGTAACACTAAAAATCTATGATATGTTGGGCAGAGAAATTGCCACACTTATTAATGAAGAATTAGATGCGGGTAACCACGAAATTGTTTTTGAAGCAGCAAGTTTTAGCAGTGGAGTTTATTTCTATCAAATTAAAGTAGGAGATTTTATTCAAACAAAGAAAATGATATTAATTAAATAAAACTTTACATATTGTTTTTCTGAAGTAAGATTAGTCAGTTTGGCTGTAATTGTTTATTGTTTGCCAAACATAAACAGTAAATAAACGTAAAGCTTTATTTTCTTGACATTAACTATTTAAAAGGTTTTATTAAATAAGAAATTATTCCAACTGTTGACCTCTGGATCTTTTTGGGCAAACTGTTGTAGTATTCTTATATCGTCTACGTTTATCTTCTCTCCCCATTAAGGCGCAGTGATGTATTAATATGCTGTGCAGAAACATATTGTCTTCCCAAATATAATAATAACTATCAATAATTAAGGAGAGGGTTATGAAAAAGTTATTTGTATCATTTGTTATATCACTTTTGTTTCAACTTAATATTACCGCACAATCCGGTTGGTCTTGGGTAAATCCGCTTCCACAGGGAAATCACTTGAGCGATATTGAAGTAACGGCAAATCTTAGTGTTGCAGTAGGTTATGGTGGTACAATAATGACTAACAACGGCAGCGGTTGGGAGATAAGGGATGGAGGATTTGAAGATGTTTTATTTTCAGTTTGTATATATGGAAATAATATTTGGGCAAGTGGTGTTGATGGGGCCATTTTGCATTGCAGTGATGGAAGCGGAACATCCTGGGAGTCACAAACAAGCGGAGTGGATAAACAATTGCGTTCCGTTTTTTTCCTGGACGACCAAAAAGGTTGGGCAGTAGGTTTAGAACGTACAATACTCAATACTTCTGATGGTGGACAAAATTGGGGAGTTCAATCTTCTGGTGGAAACACTCATCTGTACTCTGTTTTTATGATTAGCGAATCTGTTGGATACGCCTGTGGTTACGACCTTTCAAGCTCTAAAGGAATAATTCTTAAAACTACAACCGGCGGGACATATTGGCCAGGTCAAATCAATCCAGCGCTAAATAATCGATTAAGATCAATTTACTTTAAAGATATTGATAATGGTGTAGCAGTTGGTGAAAATGGAACAGTCTTGTATACAACAAATGCAGGGCTTAATTGGTATTTAGCTGATAGTAAAACTACAAGTGATCTGATGGATGCAGATTATGATAATCAAGGTAATGGATATGCCGTTGGCGATGATGGCGTGATAATTTATACAAGTGACTTTGGACAGAATTGGAATCTTCAAAACTCGGGCACAGAAAATATTTTATATGGAGTTTCTGGTAATAGAATTGTGGGTGAAACTGGCATAATACTAAGATCAACTAATGGCGGTCAGGCCTGGGAATTTGAATCGACAGGATTCACGGATAATCTATTAAGTCTGGACTTTGTAACTGACAATATTGGATATGCTACAGGAGTAAATGGAAAAATTTATCGCACAACAGACGGAGGGTTAACCTGGCCATTATTACCAACTAGTATAACTGTAGGTTTAGGTAAAGTTCAGTTTATAAATCTAGATACTGGTTGGGTTGCTTCTTCTCATTATATTTATCGTACAACAAACGGGGGTTTGAGTTGGGAACAGCAACTCTATTTGCCTCAACCTAATGAAGTAATTTTTGATGTAGAGTTTGTTAAAGGCCTGCCCGGTGAACCAGTGTTTGGTTTTGCTTGCGGCGGATTGGCTGGTTTCTGGAAAAGTACAAATGGGGGTGAAACTTGGAGTGGAGGATATGCTTGTACTAATGGTAACTTCCTTGGATGTAGTTTTGTAGATAAAAATAACGGATGGCTTGTTGGGGCACCAAGCACTGTTAATACTATTACAATAATGCACACCACAGATGGCGGGGGCACATTTATAGAGCAGACTAATCCTATAATAGAACCCTATATGCGTGATGTTTGTTTTGTCACAGATCAGAGGGGAATTGCGGTCGGAAATAATGGAAAAACTTTATATACGAGCGATGGTGGTGCAAACTGGGAAGAAAGACCCAATGGTAGTAAAGTTTGGCAGGAAGTTTTTCTTTCTGAAACCGGAAAAGCCTGGACCGTTGGATTTTATGGATCAATAGCCCATTCTGATGATTGGGGCTATACCTGGCAAATGCAAAAAAGTGGTGTATATGAAACTCTGAATGGGATTGATTTTATAAATGATAATGACGGATGGATTGTTGGTAATAACGGTACAATACTTCATACGACAAACGGCGGTGTAACGTTTCTTGAAGAAGAAAAGATTTATGAATTACCAACCACTTATTCCTTGAGTAATAATTTTCCCAATCCTTTTAACCCAAGTACAAAAATTCAATACTCAATTCCACAATCAAATAAAGTTGTAATTAAAATATTTAATGTACTTGGAAAGGAAGTGGAAACATTAGTTAATGAAGAAAAATCGGTTGGTACTTATGAGCTAAACTGGAATGCCACTGATCTACCTAGCGGAGTTTATTTCTATCAAATTAATGCTGGAGAATTTATTCAAACAAAAAAAATGATTTTATTAAAGTGATAATAAATTTTTAATTGGAAGAAGGATATTATCTACAATTAAAACAAAATTTAATACTTGGATTACGATTATACCTTGGCTTGTTGGATTTCTGCTTTCCACAGTGGGAATGTTTCTGGGCTATAATCTCGGCTCGGACACAGCCAGTCTATTGGGGGGCGAACCAAGAATATGGGCTCGTTTAGGTAAGGGGTTCGTATGGGGTGGCGTTATAGCATGCTTGCAATGGCCAATAGTTCGCAATGTTGGTGTGCCCCCTTTATGGCTTATTTTCACAGGTGCAGTTGGCTTTGCGGTAGGTTATCCATTTGGGCAAACCATCCAAGGCTTTTTCATTTACAATTGGAACCTACACTTGACGGGAGCTTGGTTGTGTATTATTTCATTCGGTTTGTTTCTGGGTGTACCACAATGGTTAATAATACGTCGCCACATAAGGCGTGCAGGCTTGTGGATCTTATTTAACGTGGCAGGTTGGATGCTGGAGGGTCTTTTTTTGCTCAATGGAGGAATGGCTGATTTCGGATACGGAATTGTGGCCGGAATTGGCCTTGTATGGCTTGTTCATTCCGAGCAGAAAAATCGAAGGTTAAATGAATCAGTAAATTCAACTTTTATTAAAGCTGAATAGAATGGAATAATTGAAGAGTTTTAGATTCGATTAGAGGGAATTTATATTATTGAATTTAATGTTGTTAACCTACTAAGCAGAGTGTATTTCTATCAACTAAAAGCGGGAGATTTTATCCAAACAAAGAAAATGATTTTGCTAAAATGATTTTTTAATTATTTGTCTTGAAAGGATTGATAAATGAAGTTAATTGAAAAACTTAACAGCTATTTGGCAGATTGGATAGATGTTCACTTGATAAAAATAGAAGCTTTTGTAGACACTTTACTACTTGCAAAATTTTGGAGTACTCTGCTATTGTTTGGTTGATTGTTGCGATTAGACCAGTAAAAAATATTTAAATCGGATGAAACCTAACTTGGAAAGTGAAAACAATTAAATCTAAAATTATAGATAGGAGAAGTTTACCAATCAAATAATATTTTGGAGTCATTATGAAAACAATATGGTTTGTATTTGTTGTGATAATAATTTTGCTCTTTACTTCTTACTGCCCCGCACAAGATGTTGTAGGAAGTAAAGATCACCCGATGTTTAACAGACTTTCTGGATTTATAATTACAGATTATTCTGTTGAAGATTTTGGTTCACATCTTTTTTATGATGAAAACGACAATGAGAAAACTGTTGAGGGGGAAAAGACTTTCATTAAATATGAAAGCGAAAAGGAAGTCGGAGCATTAAAAATCATAAGGAACTTTACGAATGCAATTAAAAAAATTGGAGGTAAAGCGCTTGAATCTTCCAGCAACAGAGTTTATTTGAATATCAAACAAGGCAACAAAGAAACCTGGGCGGAAGTTTTTGCAGGCGATTATGATTATGATCTTACAATTATTGAAAAAGGTGAAGTTGAACAGGAAATTACTGCGAATGCTATTCTGCAAGAGCTAAACGAAACAGGAAAAGCAATACTTTACATCAATTTTGATTCTGGTAAATCAACAATTAAAAAGAATCTCTTCCTATTGTTGATCAGATAATAGAAATGATGAAGCAAGCGAGTGATATAAAAATTAGCGTTGATGGACACACAGACAGTGATGGTACAAACGAATCAAATTTAAAGCTTTCTGAACAAAGAGCGAAAGCTGTTGTTGATGCAATTGTTAAAGGAGGAATTGGCAAATCCAGATTAAGCTCTACAGGGTTTGGCGAGGAGAAACCAATTGCAGATAACAATACCGAGGAAGGAAAAGCAAAAAACAGAAGAGTTGAACTGATAAAACTATAACTTTTTAGGAAAACTATTATGAAAAATAAACATCAAGCATTTATAATATTTTTAACAAGTTTTATGGTACTTGCAAACGCGAATAAAATAATTCCACAAGAAGTATCATTAAAACCTTATGGTATAAAAGCGGAATTATTGAATACAAGTATTCCGGGTCACAAGTAGGAGTGGGCACCATGTACTTTGATGAATATGGTTACAAAAGTGCGATGAAAATGGACACTAAAACGAATGACAAACCAAACAAAGGCTGGGTAATTTCATTT comes from the Ignavibacteriales bacterium genome and includes:
- a CDS encoding T9SS type A sorting domain-containing protein, which gives rise to VIFGQRINSAGEVQWATDGKLLSPPSKTCKEPILCFDNAASVYLVWITEAQSTDTNIGSQKIDLDGNLLWGSAGVDICLAPSYQQEISIINNIGGGIIVTWQDLRNIPDADIYAQWIDDNGNPKWLSNGKKICGAADVQSYPVLSTDGLAGAIISWWDLRNGSNEDIYAQNIDYRGELGTTNNYYQRQNLNKSISDGTPTYDTLVVPLIKKTANQTIYDITIKIGSVIHDNVSDLEFTLTHNAITDTLIYRVNGNGGINFSNTYLNDNLGIPFDGAKAPFSGVFIPHNSLSSFTSSSVSGEWILNIVDHKSGDDGILQNWGLLISESTLVGVEEEKDMYPEVFYLSQNHPNPFNPSTTIKWQQPETNIVTLKIYDVLGRELTTLINEELTAGNHETVFNASRLSSGVYFYQLQAGDFVQTKKMVLLR
- a CDS encoding T9SS type A sorting domain-containing protein, which codes for MNSGYTAFAENSIGHIFCGTTNFGSGVWRSTDSGNTWEQINSGLPTMDIRSVGVDSEDYVYAGTGGKSMFKTTTSTVTDVEEIKFEPVSFSLSQNYPNPFNPSTKISWQSPIGSWQTLKVYDVLGNEVVTLVNEYKPAGSYEVEFSAVELSTGIYFYQLKAGSFAHTRKMILLK
- a CDS encoding T9SS type A sorting domain-containing protein, with amino-acid sequence MRIKIYLPIIVLLITISNLFSQSTSKIYYSQYSLTQMNIYQANLDGSNEITIPLPIRPHAIAVDWKSVPQKLYVGLIDVIGDSKIIRCDIDGSNQEDVLTNLIGLNAIALDLLNRKIYWVQDTYNDDRIFRANMDSLNSSIQQIYSATVSSRDLWGITLDVVTSRVWFTERGGNCYSSYIKRINTDGSGLTIILNPVCNPHDIEYYNGKLFWGDMDGLEKANTDGSGIETIVSSAKIDGLSIDATNNKVYWVDYLADLVKCVGVDGSNETTISSSHISLSRIDTDFNPAITDIENPEPQLFLFNLAQNYPNPFNPNTKIKWQLPQTGLVTLKIYDMLGREIATLINEELDAGNHEIVFEAASFSSGVYFYQIKVGDFIQTKKMILIK
- a CDS encoding T9SS type A sorting domain-containing protein, which encodes MKKLFVSFVISLLFQLNITAQSGWSWVNPLPQGNHLSDIEVTANLSVAVGYGGTIMTNNGSGWEIRDGGFEDVLFSVCIYGNNIWASGVDGAILHCSDGSGTSWESQTSGVDKQLRSVFFLDDQKGWAVGLERTILNTSDGGQNWGVQSSGGNTHLYSVFMISESVGYACGYDLSSSKGIILKTTTGGTYWPGQINPALNNRLRSIYFKDIDNGVAVGENGTVLYTTNAGLNWYLADSKTTSDLMDADYDNQGNGYAVGDDGVIIYTSDFGQNWNLQNSGTENILYGVSGNRIVGETGIILRSTNGGQAWEFESTGFTDNLLSLDFVTDNIGYATGVNGKIYRTTDGGLTWPLLPTSITVGLGKVQFINLDTGWVASSHYIYRTTNGGLSWEQQLYLPQPNEVIFDVEFVKGLPGEPVFGFACGGLAGFWKSTNGGETWSGGYACTNGNFLGCSFVDKNNGWLVGAPSTVNTITIMHTTDGGGTFIEQTNPIIEPYMRDVCFVTDQRGIAVGNNGKTLYTSDGGANWEERPNGSKVWQEVFLSETGKAWTVGFYGSIAHSDDWGYTWQMQKSGVYETLNGIDFINDNDGWIVGNNGTILHTTNGGVTFLEEEKIYELPTTYSLSNNFPNPFNPSTKIQYSIPQSNKVVIKIFNVLGKEVETLVNEEKSVGTYELNWNATDLPSGVYFYQINAGEFIQTKKMILLK
- a CDS encoding OmpA family protein: MKQASDIKISVDGHTDSDGTNESNLKLSEQRAKAVVDAIVKGGIGKSRLSSTGFGEEKPIADNNTEEGKAKNRRVELIKL